Within the Dialister hominis genome, the region GCAGAAATGATGCAGCTGTCCGTACTTGCGGGGCGAGAGGACGCCGCGCAGAAACTCTTCGCCTACAATGACCTCGTCATGGAAATGAGCGGAAAGATCAATTTGACGGGCATCAAGGACCCTGAGGAGAGTCTGATCAAGAACGTCTACGATTCACTGACCGTCTACGAAGAAAAGTATTTTCCAGAAAACGCAAAACTCCTGGATCTTGGCACAGGCGCCGGCTTCCCCGGCGTACCCCTTGCCATTCTCCGGCCTGACATCCAGGCAGTCCTGGCAGATTCCATCCAGAAAAAACTCACCTTCGTCGAAAACGCATGCCAGAAACTAGGCATCAAAAACGTCAAGTGCCTTCACATCCGCGCCGAAGAAGGCGGAAGAAGAAGAAAAACCAGAGAATCCTTCGACATCGTCACAGCCAGAGCCGTGAAAATGCTCCCCGTTATCTCCGAATGGGCCCTCCCATTCGTCAAGGTCGGCGGCGTCTTCGCAGCCATGAAAGGCCCGGGCGCCTTAGATGAACTCAAGGAATCCGGCAAAATCCTCCGCGAACTCAACGCAGAAGTAGAAGAAGTCAAAAACCTCGAACTTCCTACAGGAGAAAAACGCTGTATCCTCTACATCAGGAAAACAGCCCCATGCCCCAAGACATACCCAAGAAAAATCGGCATCGCAGAAAAGAAACCGATACTGGGGGAATAATAGTAGTTACGAAAAAAGGACCCATCGAGGGTCCTTTTTTCGTTGTCAGGCTACGCTGACGACACCGGAAAACCGCGGTAAAACCGCGTGGAACTACATCTCATCCACCGCAAGCGGTCCCCCTTCTCCTGTCGGAGCAAGGTCACCCGTCGAGAGTCCTTTTTTTGTTGTCAGACTACGCTGACGACACCGGAAAACCGCGGTAAAACCGCGGAGAAATGCAACTCATCTACCGCAAGTGGTCCCCCTTCTCCTGACGGAGCAAGGTCAAAGGCATTCTTCCCCGCTGGGGCAGGTCAAAACCTTACGCATCGTTGCGAACCGATATTATTAACTGCGATGTACTGAGTCTTGTCTTTTCCGTTCCCTCACTCAATGGCGGCCGGTATCCTTATGGGATTCTTCTCCGGGGCTTTCCACTCGAGTTCTTTTCTTCCTGCTTTCGGGGAGAGGACGTCTCTCACCAGGCGGATGTGGCGTTCTACGGTGGGGAGGGACCAGTGGGTCAGAAGCTCTCGGCCTCCCGAAAGGCCTATGATGCATTTTCCCTCGCCATCGGTGTAAAGGCTCCGGATGGCGGACAGGCGCACGTATCCCAGTGATGGCGCTTTGTCCGAAAGTTTGACCTGTACAAATATAGATCCGTCGTTAAAAAGAAGACCCGTCCCTCTCTTTCCTTTGAAAAGCTTCCTGCATGCCTGATTGTCATTCCCCATGAATGACGCCATCGTCTGCATATATTTTTCTACCGTGCAGTACGACATACTCTCCCACCAGTCCTCATAAATCACCAGGCACGAGGAAGCAGGGCCGGTGACGCAGGGGACAAGCGCAATGATCCTTGATGGTTCCACTTGCTACTCCTGTATTAGACTCACTTCGTTCCGAAAATCCGGCAAGGCTCCGGGAAACAGGAGCCAGCAGGGAATGGCAGCCTTCCCCGCGCCGTCAGGCGGCCGCATCTGCCGCCTCGGGTCTTGATGACCTCTTTAGCAATTATAAACATTTGTTCTACTTTTAGCAATACTATCAATTTCACCGAAGCTTTGCAGCTACCAGTCGTGATGAAAAACACTGTTTCTCCTTTCCCGAGAGCCGCTAACCTCGCCTTCCCAGACGGGGAAGGGGGACCGCTTCGCGGTGGATAGGGTTAATTACCGACAGCCGGAGGCTGGTTTTATGGTTTCTAAAGGTGCAGTAATAAGTAAAAGGATAGGGTTAATTACCAACAGCCGCAGGTATATAAGTTTAAGACAAATAAGAACTGAGCTCTTTTATTTCTTCATCGCAGAGCTGCCCCCACGGGGGAAGTGGCGCCGTTAGGCGACGAAAGAGGTGTAGTTGTTTCTAAAAGGCGAAGCATCATCGCACAAGGTTTTAAACCCTCCCCGGACTTTTTCTCCTCTTTTTCCGATTTTCTTATTGAAGGCCATATCTATATATAAGGAAAAGGAAAGGAGGTGGGATGATGTGGCGTGATATTGAAGAAGCGGCGCGGCGGCTGATGGATTTGTTTCCTTTGAAAGCGGCGGCCGGGGTCTGCTTATTGTCTTTGGAGCAGCATGCGCTGATGTTCCTGGCGTTTTCGCTCCTGGTGGCTATGGACTGCCTTTCGAGGTGGCTGGCGATCAGCGCGGGGATGCTGAAGGAAAAGTCGGGGGAGATTCCTCCCCTGCTGCTCTCGCTTCTCTCGATTCCGGAGGCGCGGCGTAAGGGTTTGATATCCAGTAAGGTGATGAAGGAAGCCGGGCTTTCGAAGCTCTTTCTTTACAACATTTGCGTGATTGCTGCGGGCCTCGGGGATTATCTTCTGTCATCAGCCGGAAGCCCCTCGGGCCTCTCGGCCATCGCAGTCAGCTATTTGTCATCGGCCGAAGCCCTGTCCGTGACGGAGAACCTCTCCGAGGCAGGCGTGAAATCCATGGCAGGATTATTGGAATTATTCAGGAAGAAAGAATCATGAGAAAAGGAATTGACGTATCTTGCTTCAACGACGGAGTCGACTGGAAGGATGTGAGAGGAGCAGGGATGGAATTCGCCATCATCCGCCTGGGCTATGGCCACAGGCACCTGGACGAACTCTTCTACAAACACGTGAACGGCGCCCTCGACGCCGGCCTCTTAGTCGGCACCTACTATTACAGCTACGCCCTCTGCCCCGAGGACGCCAAAGACGAAGCCCGCTTCACCGTAGACATCTTAGAGGACTGCGGCCTTCCGCCCGAACGCCTCGCCATGGGCTGCTGGTTCGACATGGAAGACGCAGACGAATGGAAAACCAAACATGATGCCCTCGATCCATTCCTGTTGACCGACATGTGCGCTGCCTACGTAGAACAGATGGAAGACCTCGGCTACCCCGCCGGCGTCTACGCATCCCTCTCCTGGCTCGAAGACCTCATCGAAACAAGAGACCTGCCCCTCGGCACACCCCTCTGGTGCGCCCGCTGGGGAAATGAACCAGGCTTCCCAGGCGTCCGCCTCTGGCAATACACCGACAAACTCCCCATCGGAAACCAATACTTCGATGGAGACATCTGGTTCTAAAAAGAATAACTGATGAAAATCAGAAGAACACATGAAATAAGAAACAGCTGTGGAAAAAGCAGCTGTTTTTTAGTGCGGGAAAGAGAGTAGATTCCCAAGCAACGCGAGGTTGTGCGGTTTTTCTTCAGCCGAAGGCTGGTTTAAGGGTGTTGACCTTGCTCCGGCAGGAGAAGGTGGTGCGGATTTGTTAATACAGACAAATAAATATCATAAAAAATCTAATCGTAACTTAATCTTAATCATGCAGCCATTGGAGCTGCGTTGAATACTTCCATTGGGGCTAAAAGATGTAATTTGCGCTGAATGCGTTTGTTGTTGTAGAAGTAGATGTAGCCGTTGATCATGCTTACCACTGCTTTGCGGCTGGTGAATTTACGTGTGTAGTAACGTTCGCGCTTCAGCATTCCCCAGAACCCTTCCATCAGACCGTTGTCTGCACAGCAGCCTACGCGGGACATGCTGTGAACCAGTCCTGCTTTTTCAACGATCTTATGGAATCCGTTGCTTGTATACTGGAATCCACGGTCAGTATGAATCATTGGATGTGCTCCTGGATTCTCTTTAAGTGCCTTTTCCATTGTCTCAAAAGCCAGTGCAGTATTGTTTCTGTCGCCGATGACATAAGAGACAATCCGACGGTCATGGCCATCAATAATGGCGCTTAAATATAACTTATGCAAAACTCCATCAGCCGTTGTGTATTTGAATTCGGTGACATCCGTCATCCATCTTGCATTGGATACGCCTGCATCGAAATCACGGTTCAGCAGGTTTTCAAAAATGTACTTTGGATCCTTTGCGTTACGAGTGCAGCCATCAGTCTTGTATTTGATCACGGACTTAATATTAAGTATCCGCCTGACACGAAGAACCAGACTGTCACTTACCATAAGGTGGCTCTCGCTATACTTCTTGATCCAATCGTTCATCCGGCGGTATCCCATATCCGGATATTCCTGATGGATTTTCACGACCTCCTGTGCGACCTTTTCTCTCAGCAGTTCACGGCCGCTCTTAATATGATTCAGCCAGCCGTAATAAGCTGCCCTGGAGACCTTTGAGAGTCGGCAGAGACTTTCTATGGAGATGTTGGTTTCTTCATGGACTTCTTTTATGGCTTTAAAATCTCTGAGAAGGTGAGTAAGGCTGAATCCTTCGAGGAACGCAACCTTTCCTCTATCTCCATCTTTTTTTTTAGCAGGGCAATCTCTGCTATAAGATCCTTCTTCTCTTCAAGAAGTCTGGCATTCTCCTGACGCAGCCGTTCTTCTTCGGTCCGGGGCGTTTGGAGCCTGATTGGCTTTCCTCTGTAATCCTCAAGACCAACTTCTCCCATCTCCTTGAACTTTTTTACCCATGTGTAGAGTGTTTGGTAGGACATGTTGTACTTCTTGGCTATCTTGTTGTAATCGCATCCACTGGCGATGCACTCCTGAACGATTCTGACTCGCTCTTCCTTGACCGATTGCTGGCGTTTGCCCATAAGATCTCCTCCTTCAGAAACGAGGTCTGTCAACTTATGCTCATTATACGCCTCAATCCATGTTTTAAGGGAGAGAGTGCCGGAAATTCTGTATTTGGCACAGACGGAAAGCATGGAAACGCCGCCTTTAAGATATTCCTTTACGGCCTGGATCTTCATCTGATTGGAGTAGTAAGACAAATGCTGCCTGGGCCGCAATCCCTTAAAGCCCTCCTCTTTATACCGGAGAACCCATTTTCTGAATGTTATGCGGCTCATATGAAGATTTTCAGCTGCCTGGGTAATCGTAACACCCTGATAGAGATATGAAGCAATCTGGTCTAACATTTCCTCCGGGGACGCTTTGGTTTTACATGGCATAAGAATGACCTCCTAATATATTTATGATATTATTCTGTCTTTCTTGTTGAATCATACCAAAGGTGGGAAATTTCTGCTTTTTAAAAATTTCTCGGATGAGATGTAGTTCCTAGGACATGGGCCGGCTGTGCGGTTTTTATCATCACTTCCCCCAAAAAATTTTCCTCTTCCCACCTCTCTCTAATCCCTATTTTTGCTCTTACAGATTCTCTAAGCTCAAATTTCGCTCTTACAGAATCTGTAAGCCTCATAGATGGCTCTACAGGAGCTGGTAGCAAACTTGTGTTCGCACCATCGTTCTTGTATCCTGAAACCATCCGGAAATAAAAAAGAGCGCTCGGAAAGATTACAAGCGATGAAGAAAGGAATCACGTATAACGAAGAAAGTTTTGAAGAAGACAGGAGACTTGTCAGACTCTGGAAGGAAGGGGACAGGGACGCAGCCGAGGAGCTGCTCAGGAAGTATGATCCCCTCATCTGCCGCGAAGCGGCCAGTGCGAGAGAGGAGGACCGCGAAGACCTCAGGCAGGAACTGCGCCTCGCATTTCTTGAAATCAGCAAAGCGTACGACGAAAAGAAGAAAATCTACTACGCCTACTTCATGAAAATCCGCCTCCACTACGCCAAGGTCGACTACATCGACCAGGACAACCGCCGCCGCGGCAAGGACACCGCCTGGCCCGAAGGCTTCGACCCCGCAGACGAAAAAGAGGAGGCCCCGGATATGAAGGACCTTCTCCTCTTTGTTAAAGACCTGCCCCTGGGACCCGTCGAGAGGACACTCCTGGACTCTATCCTGGCAGGCGACCCCAACAACGTCCAGATGAAAAAGATCCACAAGAAACGCTCCGGCTACTACAGCGCCAAAGCCCGCCTTGTAGACATCCTCCGCCAGCATAAAGAAGAACTTAGAGAAATTTTAAAATAATCCCGGACTTTTCTTATCCAAATTCCGATTATATAAACAGAAGGGCAAGAAGAAAGGAACAACCCGGCCGGCAGGTTGAAAAATCCGAAGCATCCCTTCAGGAAAGGAAGAATAGACATGAAAGAACTCGTAATGGTATTCGACACCAATGGCACATCCAAGATGACCATCTCCATCGACAACCCGAAAGAGGAAATCGCCCTCTCCGACGTACAGGCAGCAGCTGAAAAACTGATCCCGATCCTGATCACCAGCAGCGGCGCAGAAATCACCGCCCTGAACAAAGCCTCCATCGTCACCACACAGACCGAAGTCCTCGAATAATTTTTTGGCCGATAACGGCAGAAAGGAAACACAACTATGGCAGTCAAGAAAACAGTCTCTGACGTAAAACTTCAGGTTCGCCTCAACAACGGCACCACATCCGGCGGCAACATCGCCATCAAGAACATCAACCTGAACAACCTGAAACTCGACGCTACCGAACAGCAGCTCATCGACGCAGGCAACGCAGTAGCCGCCCTCGTCTCCCTCCCCCTCGTAGGAGTCAGACGCATCGAAGACGGCGACCTCACCAACGAAGAATAATCGCCTGGTGAATGATCTGGTGAAACCTCCCAGAGAGAAATAGATCCATTAAGAAATCCCTCGCCCCGCGGGGGATTTTTTAATGCGCGGAAAACCGGATGCAGGGAGTCGATCCTGCTCTGGAAGGGGAGAAGGGCCGTAGGCCGGTCTTAACCTTGCTCCGGGAGGAGAAGGTGGTGCGGAGCCGACGGATGAGTTGCATTTCGGACAGACTTTAGTCTGGTTTTGTGGTTTTCAACGAACGAAGTGAGGTTTAAGGGTGTTAACCTTGCTCCGAAGGAGAAGACCTGCTACACAAGAACAAGCCCCAATTTTAATTTTTTGGTATTTTTTGAATTTCTTATAGAATTTCTTGTCGGATTTCCTGACTGATCCTAACTGATTAGATTTTGGAGTTTGCCTGACTAATTCATTGCACTACGAAAAAGCCGATCTCACACTCGGCTTTTTCCGCTTTTCTTCACTTGTTTGCCTTATTTACGCAGCAAGGCCTAAGTCGCGATACAAATGCATCACCCGGCCGTAGTATATTCGTAAAAACTTAGCCATTCCTGCTACTTTTGC harbors:
- the rsmG gene encoding 16S rRNA (guanine(527)-N(7))-methyltransferase RsmG → MTIAEMMQLSVLAGREDAAQKLFAYNDLVMEMSGKINLTGIKDPEESLIKNVYDSLTVYEEKYFPENAKLLDLGTGAGFPGVPLAILRPDIQAVLADSIQKKLTFVENACQKLGIKNVKCLHIRAEEGGRRRKTRESFDIVTARAVKMLPVISEWALPFVKVGGVFAAMKGPGALDELKESGKILRELNAEVEEVKNLELPTGEKRCILYIRKTAPCPKTYPRKIGIAEKKPILGE
- a CDS encoding DUF1659 domain-containing protein; the encoded protein is MAVKKTVSDVKLQVRLNNGTTSGGNIAIKNINLNNLKLDATEQQLIDAGNAVAALVSLPLVGVRRIEDGDLTNEE
- a CDS encoding helix-turn-helix domain-containing protein; translation: MLDQIASYLYQGVTITQAAENLHMSRITFRKWVLRYKEEGFKGLRPRQHLSYYSNQMKIQAVKEYLKGGVSMLSVCAKYRISGTLSLKTWIEAYNEHKLTDLVSEGGDLMGKRQQSVKEERVRIVQECIASGCDYNKIAKKYNMSYQTLYTWVKKFKEMGEVGLEDYRGKPIRLQTPRTEEERLRQENARLLEEKKDLIAEIALLKKKMEIEERLRSSKDSALLTFSEILKP
- a CDS encoding phage holin family protein, with the protein product MMWRDIEEAARRLMDLFPLKAAAGVCLLSLEQHALMFLAFSLLVAMDCLSRWLAISAGMLKEKSGEIPPLLLSLLSIPEARRKGLISSKVMKEAGLSKLFLYNICVIAAGLGDYLLSSAGSPSGLSAIAVSYLSSAEALSVTENLSEAGVKSMAGLLELFRKKES
- a CDS encoding RNA polymerase sigma factor, translating into MKKGITYNEESFEEDRRLVRLWKEGDRDAAEELLRKYDPLICREAASAREEDREDLRQELRLAFLEISKAYDEKKKIYYAYFMKIRLHYAKVDYIDQDNRRRGKDTAWPEGFDPADEKEEAPDMKDLLLFVKDLPLGPVERTLLDSILAGDPNNVQMKKIHKKRSGYYSAKARLVDILRQHKEELREILK
- a CDS encoding GH25 family lysozyme, which codes for MRKGIDVSCFNDGVDWKDVRGAGMEFAIIRLGYGHRHLDELFYKHVNGALDAGLLVGTYYYSYALCPEDAKDEARFTVDILEDCGLPPERLAMGCWFDMEDADEWKTKHDALDPFLLTDMCAAYVEQMEDLGYPAGVYASLSWLEDLIETRDLPLGTPLWCARWGNEPGFPGVRLWQYTDKLPIGNQYFDGDIWF
- a CDS encoding DUF2922 domain-containing protein, coding for MKELVMVFDTNGTSKMTISIDNPKEEIALSDVQAAAEKLIPILITSSGAEITALNKASIVTTQTEVLE
- a CDS encoding IS3 family transposase; amino-acid sequence: MKEVHEETNISIESLCRLSKVSRAAYYGWLNHIKSGRELLREKVAQEVVKIHQEYPDMGYRRMNDWIKKYSESHLMVSDSLVLRVRRILNIKSVIKYKTDGCTRNAKDPKYIFENLLNRDFDAGVSNARWMTDVTEFKYTTADGVLHKLYLSAIIDGHDRRIVSYVIGDRNNTALAFETMEKALKENPGAHPMIHTDRGFQYTSNGFHKIVEKAGLVHSMSRVGCCADNGLMEGFWGMLKRERYYTRKFTSRKAVVSMINGYIYFYNNKRIQRKLHLLAPMEVFNAAPMAA